Proteins from a genomic interval of Chroococcidiopsis thermalis PCC 7203:
- a CDS encoding KdsC family phosphatase, which yields MLKISEPELQSRLLKIKLLALDVDGVLTDGGLYYTESGEELKKFNIKDGQGLKKLMQFGVEVAIISANSSKSTLHRTQKLGITHSFINVEDKLSVLKDLCLQLSISLSEVAYVGDDDNDLPVLQAVGCPFTVADAMPENKARAIYVTRKSGGQGAVREICDLLINSRLNFKNQFICA from the coding sequence ATGCTAAAAATTAGTGAGCCTGAGCTGCAATCGCGTCTATTAAAGATTAAGCTTCTAGCACTAGATGTAGATGGCGTGTTGACAGATGGTGGTCTTTATTACACAGAGAGTGGAGAAGAACTCAAGAAGTTCAACATCAAAGATGGTCAAGGATTGAAGAAATTGATGCAATTTGGTGTAGAAGTAGCTATAATCTCGGCTAACTCTTCAAAGTCAACACTCCATCGAACTCAAAAATTAGGAATTACTCATAGTTTTATTAATGTAGAAGATAAGTTGTCTGTCCTCAAAGATTTGTGCTTACAACTAAGCATATCTTTGTCTGAAGTTGCTTATGTTGGGGATGATGACAACGACCTTCCAGTATTACAAGCGGTAGGGTGTCCTTTTACAGTTGCTGATGCCATGCCTGAGAACAAAGCTCGCGCTATATACGTTACTAGAAAGTCTGGTGGGCAAGGTGCAGTTAGAGAAATCTGCGACCTTTTGATAAACTCTCGTTTAAACTTCAAAAATCAGTTTATTTGTGCTTGA
- a CDS encoding polysialyltransferase family glycosyltransferase, whose protein sequence is MACQGSIQLITALSALTCREKEQQGTNVEYDNYLVIYDLRTPENQSNTFANFIKKMAEEVCTWQKIVYIQPEQMQALQAKLNLVRLNLSNIQQVFSLVHKLTGISSADEIYLSKNYDIWDRLLLNVYESAKKICYGDSIGLYLSASSTVLQVEPRSLNYKLKRLLKSFISTKNSIDEINFDVGYFTISNFNTLSASPPMKVVTVNKAVTLNIFQRLRGVVGKVVDSDYINNLHTKLVNNSVSILLTSNFSEATRMSEENEISAYQNFLKIHKREDNTILIIKPHPRDSAVKIEKLQCSLNRLFSEVIVISELSWFFLPFELFLMEVFLDRNLVPHCDIKIFAFSSACLSLKFLFNLPCIIGFGSEITHQSFYDEQVNKRIQHELELNYLLQQI, encoded by the coding sequence GTGGCTTGCCAGGGTAGCATTCAACTCATCACGGCTCTATCAGCGCTGACTTGCCGAGAGAAAGAGCAACAAGGTACGAACGTTGAATATGATAACTACTTAGTGATTTACGACCTTAGAACTCCTGAAAATCAGAGTAATACATTTGCTAATTTCATCAAAAAGATGGCAGAAGAAGTCTGCACTTGGCAGAAAATTGTGTATATCCAGCCCGAGCAAATGCAGGCACTCCAGGCAAAACTAAATCTTGTGAGGCTAAATCTTTCAAATATTCAGCAAGTCTTCTCTTTAGTTCATAAATTAACCGGTATTTCATCAGCAGATGAAATTTATCTGAGTAAAAACTACGATATCTGGGATCGACTTTTGCTAAATGTTTATGAATCGGCTAAAAAAATCTGCTATGGAGATAGTATTGGATTATATCTTTCAGCTTCTTCTACTGTTCTTCAAGTTGAACCAAGAAGTTTAAATTATAAATTAAAGCGATTATTAAAATCATTTATATCTACCAAAAACTCGATCGACGAAATAAATTTTGATGTTGGTTATTTCACAATATCTAATTTTAATACTTTGAGCGCGTCTCCTCCTATGAAAGTGGTTACGGTAAACAAAGCAGTTACCCTTAATATTTTCCAAAGATTAAGAGGAGTTGTCGGAAAGGTCGTAGACTCAGATTACATTAATAACCTGCATACAAAGCTCGTAAATAACTCTGTATCCATTTTGCTGACCTCAAATTTTTCTGAGGCAACTAGAATGTCTGAGGAAAATGAAATTAGTGCATATCAAAATTTTCTTAAAATTCATAAACGAGAAGATAATACAATTTTGATAATCAAGCCACATCCAAGAGATAGCGCAGTTAAAATAGAAAAATTACAATGTAGCCTAAATAGACTCTTTTCAGAAGTCATAGTGATTTCTGAGCTAAGTTGGTTTTTTCTCCCTTTTGAACTCTTTTTAATGGAAGTATTTTTGGATCGAAACTTAGTCCCTCATTGCGATATAAAAATATTTGCATTTAGTTCTGCTTGTTTATCTTTAAAATTTCTTTTTAATCTTCCTTGCATTATCGGTTTTGGCAGTGAGATTACACATCAATCATTCTATGACGAACAAGTCAATAAAAGAATACAGCATGAATTAGAGCTTAATTACTTACTTCAACAGATATAG